From a single Sus scrofa isolate TJ Tabasco breed Duroc chromosome 13, Sscrofa11.1, whole genome shotgun sequence genomic region:
- the LOC100622246 gene encoding carbonyl reductase [NADPH] 1 (The RefSeq protein has 1 substitution compared to this genomic sequence): MSSNIRVAVVTGGNKGIGLAIVRDLCQQFSGDVMLTARDVARGQAAVQQLQAEGLSPRFHQLDIDDLRSIQALRDFLLKEYGGLNVLVNNAGIAFKTVDPTPFHIQAEVTMKTNFLGTRNVCTELLPLIKPQGRVVNVSSTESVRALNNCSPELQQKFKSETITEEELVGLMNKFVEDTKNGVHKKEGWPSTAYGVTKIGVTVLSRIYARKLSEQRAGDKILLNACCPGWVRTDMAGPKAPKSPEEGAETPVYLALLPSDAEGPHGQFVSEKKVVEWGVPP; encoded by the exons ATGTCGTCCAACATTCGCGTGGCGGTGGTGACCGGCGGCAACAAGGGCATCGGCCTCGCCATCGTGCGTGATCTGTGCCAGCAGTTCTCGGGGGATGTGATGCTTACGGCGCGGGACGTGGCGAGAGGCCAGGCGGCGgtgcagcagctgcaggctgAGGGTCTGAGCCCGCGCTTCCACCAGCTGGATATCGACGACCTTCGGAGCATCCAGGCCCTGCGCGACTTCCTGCTCAAGGAGTATGGGGGACTCAACGTGCTGGTCAATAACGCGGGCATCGCTTTCAAAA CTGTTGATCCCACACCGTTTCATATTCAAGCAGAAGTAACTATGAAAACAAACTTCTTGGGAACCCGAAATGTATGCACAGAGCTCCTGCCTCTGATAAAACCCCAAG GCAGAGTGGTGAATGTGTCTAGCACTGAGAGTGTCAGAGCTCTTAACAACTGCAGTCCTGAACTGCAACAGAAGTTCAAGAGTGAGACCATCACAGAGGAAGAGCTGGTGGGGCTCATGAACAAGTTTGTGGAAGACACAAAGAACGGAGTCCATAAGAAGGAAGGCTGGCCAAGTACCGCGTACGGAGTGACAAAAATCGGGGTCACTGTACTCTCCAGGATCTATGCCAGGAAACTGAGTGAGCAGAGAGCAGGGGACAAGATCCTCCTGAATGCCTGCTGCCCAGGGTGGGTGAGAACTGACATGGCTGGACCCAAAGCCCCCAAGAGcccagaggaaggagcagagaccCCCGCGTACCTGGCCCTTTTGCCCTCAGATGCAGAGGGGCCTCACGGTCAGTTTGTTTCTGAGAAAAAAGTTGTAGAATGGGGTGTTCCCCCTTAG